Genomic window (Podarcis muralis chromosome 9, rPodMur119.hap1.1, whole genome shotgun sequence):
tcgatgataaatgatcacatgtaatccccacctctcacatgtaattcccgccttagtacttatgttaaccaatcagcaacaagtttctttgtgtatcaaCCAACCAGCCACAGgcccacctgtggcaatgtttgtaatattcaataaaggcgGCTCCCAGGGCCCGCCCTgacagacgcctcatgttacacctgcctctctcgtctcctgtgatttttcattcctacaccCTTCTGCTTTTATCACATATCAAACTACAAGTTCCACTTTAACTGCAAATGCACACTGCCTCATCCAGAAACTCAGAATGTTGCTTGTTCTGCTTTAACACTTCAAAAAAATCTCCCAGAATTTGTATAATAAGTATAAACATGCAAGGAAGTAAGTTTCAAGCACGCTCTCAGCAAAGGAATAGGCAGTGTGGTGCCTGTGGGTACCTTTGCACCTGCCAGTAGCTCCTATAGCTCCTTTGAGAATGTTTCAGTTCAGAAGGGACACATAGGTAATCTTGAAAGGGTTGCCCATCTTTTAGTTCCAGCACTGTCTGCAGACCATGGTGTGAGATCTGTGACGTACATTACACTAAATttaatgaattaatatgtttcaAGGGAAGTGCATGACTCTTCCTATTGATTTTAATTGATGTGATAATAAGGGAGTGTCTGCTTACTTACACTGTAATCACACATAATATCTTCTACCCAGTGGAGTTCTTCTGAATGAAAGGAAGCACTATTACAGAAGGCGTTATGGCCAATTAAAATGATAgaggctttctgggaaatatgTAACAATTGGGTGCTTGCATAAAATGTTGGGTTTGTTACTATTGAGGGCTTTCTTGGAAGTTGCGCCCTCCCAGTGGAACGCCTTTCCGTTACATGTAAAGGAAATAACTATGTTTTTAATTACTGGAATTTTTAATTATTGGAACATAATTGACTAATGTTTCTAATTATTGGAAGctggctcagagtggctggggcaacccagtcatatgggaggcatgtaaattcttcttcttcttcttcttcttcttcttcttcttcttcttcttcttcctctcctcctcctcctcctcctcctcctcctcctcctcctcctccctgggctTTCTACAGATTTGTGCTTATGTTAATTTTAGGAATAAAAAATGAGGGTTGAAAAGTTTAATTTGTGTTTTACATAATGAAATGTATGATTAATTGATCACAGGGGCAGTTTTAACTAGAAAATATAcatattctggtttgtttgtaATACTATACTATTTTTTATATAATTTGAATTAGGTTAAAAGACAAAATTATGACACCAATTGGAGCAAATTATGTTATTTATAGAGGCAGTAGTTGCTAATACAGTTTTTATTAACTGAGGATCATATTATGTGTTAATGGAATGTGCTATAttatgtatataattttattaatgcACTGAATtctcattttaatatttttctacAATTTGCCTATTCAGAGATGAGTTTTATCTTGTGGTTTGTTGAAATAGCTTCTATTGTGTTGTGCTATGAGTTCACACGGTTCTTAACTGCAGCAGCGGTGGGTAGTATTTTGGTACCATACAGGTGACTGCAAACTCATGGTTCTGGGCAGTTTTCAGACTTGATACCTATGTGTTGTATTTAAGCTGATTGCATTGACTGACATTAACTATTAATACTTTCTGTGATTCTCCCATCTATTTATCTCTTGAAAGTTGCACTTAGTGTTAAATAAGATGGAGCAGGCCCTGTGAAATCATACATGACTGATGTTGGAGTGACTTGTGCCCCATAAAATGACTTGTGAAATCTTGTGACTTTGTGGTGCAGAGTCCAGAAAAGTTATGATGGATAGTGAAACAAATGCTCCACCAAAATTCCAGAGGACAGGGAAGCATCCAGAAGGGATTCTACAATTTACTCTTGCTGTATGAAAGGAGCCTAGCACAGCATGTAGTTTTTCAGTGTGCTCAGAGGGCAGTGAAATTGGCCATCTCCTAATTCTTGGCTGTGGAGAAGTCAATGGGAGGCCTAGTGCATCAGAAGTTCTTCAGTGACTGCACCCGGCATGCCTTGGAAAAGACAAGAGGAGTCCTGGAATGTCTCCTAGGCAGCACTTGGGCTCACTTCATCTGTTGAGGTTTATTtcatgtcaagcaagcagctacaTTGAGCACTGGCCATTTAGTGGTCTGAAGGGCTCCAGGCACAGTGGGGAGATGTAATACTGGAATGGACCAAAAAGCATCAAGTCTTGGGTCCTCTCTGGAAATGCATCTAACCCAATAGGGTAGCCAGAACTTTGCCCCATCTCTTGTCCAGGCTACATTGTTTACATGATATAATAATGAACAATGTGATGTTGGAGTTTAAAATATCAGATATTTCACATTGTTACTGGGCagtgtttattttttatgttCTGAATAACATATGTTGAAGTAATTCTTTTTGTTTGTCATTTCAGCTATGAAGTCTTACATTCCATTTTTCATTCTTCTTTGGAGTGCTGTCGGAatctcaagggctgccaaaaTCGTTATTGTGCCGCCAATTATGTTTGAAAGCCATCTGTATATTTTCAAGACCCTGGCCTCAGCCTTGCACGAGCAAGGCCACCAAACAGTTTTCCTTCTGTCTGAGGGCAGAGACATCCCTCCATCTAATCACTATAGACTGCAGCGTTACCCAGGAATCTTTAATACCAGCACCTCAGATGAGTTTCTTCAATCCAAAATGAGGAGTATCTTTTCTGGGAGACTAACAGCCCTGGAACTGTTTGACATTCTGGAACACTATTCCAAGAATTGTGACATGATTGTAGGCAACAAGAAGCTCCTGCATGCCCTGAAACAGGAAAAATTTGACCTGCTGCTAGTGGATCCTAATGAAATGTGTGGATTTGTTATTGCTCATCTTTTAGGGATTAAATACGCGGTTTTTTCCACTGGACTTTGGTATCCAGCAGAAGTAGGTGCTCCATCACCTTTAGCATATGTTCCAGAATTTAATTCACTTCTCACAGATCATATGAACTTGCTAGAGAGGCTTAAGAACACTGTTGTATACCTGGTTTCAAGATTTGGAGTCAACTTTTTGGTTCTGCCAAAATACGAAAGGATAATGCAGAAGTACAATGTACAGCCAGCAAGGTCCATGTATGACTTGGTTCATGATTCTAGCCTGTGGATGCTGTGTACTGATGTAGCACTAGAGTTTCCAAGACCCACCCTTCCAAATGTTGTGTATGTGGGAGGAATCCTTACCAGACCAGCCAATCCTCTACCAGAAGTAAGGTTTgcagagtttttttgtttttgttttttacctttATGTATGATGATTTTGTACAACTACTGTTTTATACTctgtttttaaactatttttctGTGGCTTCTCAAGATCACAGGACGGGTGTATTTTGTAATAAGGTTTCATATGCTCACTTATTTCTAGGACTAGTGCACAGATTGCTagactttttcagcctgagggctgcattcaagGTTAGCCAACCCTTTTAAGAATTGCATAGGGGGCACATACAAATAGCACACAtacagcacatgcacacacacaaatttacagGCACACAGTGTTCCATTTTTACATTCTGAGCATGATTTAAATTCACTGGCTTGAAAGTAATTGCATTGCCTTTCTAGAATCAGGTCTGTGAAACCGATTCTAGATGAAAGCCAACAACTTTAAGTTAAGAAAAAGCTAAGCAACCATTTTAATTATTTGGAAGAGGTAAGTGGTGGTTGCTTAAGTCAATATTGCAGAGGGCCTTtttagtagtggcgcccgccctgtggaacgccctcccaccagatgtcaaagagataaacaactacctgacatttagaaagcatctgaagacttaaatgtattttaattttaatgtattttaatccttgtttgaagccacccagagtggaaaGTGGTAAGGCATTATGTCAATAAACAAGGGCAGATAACACCTCAACTATTTAGTCATAATGAATTTTAGTCTGGAGGTTATTAGGCAAGAAACAGGGAGCAAATTTATCTGTCTGTGATTGTAGTAGATAACATACTTGTGATGGTTCCTAATCTCCTAAGCGAGAAACCAGCCAACATCAAGGTATACAGCAGAAATATGCAATCTTGTCTCTGAAGCTGCAGATGGCAGAGCCTGGTGGATTGGGGACTGCATAGATAGAAATGCATGCACACAGGCAGGCAGAGTGCACAAAATGCCTATTTCCGTTCTGATTAGCAGCAAAGGAACAGGGATATTTTCTCCGCCACACGGCTGATGGCTCATTGGCTGGGTAATGGGGAAAGATGGGCATGGCTCCCCAAGGCTTTGTGGAGCatacagagagcagcagcagcagggtttGGATAGCCTACATATGGTAGACAGTGTGTCTATGACAGAGTAGTGATTTGAATGTCACAGTCCACAGTTACTTTAGCTGTACACAAGGGTTTGCATGCTCCCAAATGGACTTGAGGTTTTTGAACTAAAGAATTCAACATCTTAAATTCCCAAAAGGGTTTGAGAACTAATTCGAGTTAGTTCAGGCTTGCAAAAACATTTTCAAGGGGCTATCCTGTCCTGTTCATTGTACacactcctcttctctccccactctGAATGATTCTTCATTGTgcccccaaccccacccaccaATATGCCTGTCCTCTTTCTCATGTGTACTTTATTCCTTTCTCCATCCCATCTGAATGAGAGCTGCTGGTCTTCTGCCCTCTGATTCTTCAGGTGTTAGTGGTGGTTTCCCACTGCGTATTTTGTTCCAATTTTATCTTGGGGAAATTTTGTTCTATGGTAATACTGCTCTTTAGGGAGAGTTTTGGGTTTTGTGACTATGTAATGCATTGTACACTTTATCCCTTGAGAGTCCTGATTTAAACATTTAGTGCTAGTATAATCTGTGGAACCCAGAGTAAATAGGAATACTCTTGTAGATAATTTTCACAATtctcattatttatttatcttttatttcataaaatttataccctCCTTAATTgtagaaaaaacctcaaagctggttatgaaaaagataaaagaataaaattatcaccaAAAAATTTACACCCATAATTTGAAACATGCGGAAAGTTAAAACCACAGCAGAttagactaaaacaaattaacaaaTTTGTTACTAACAAATTCATattaactttctaagcatctgggtaaaggtaaaaggtaaaggtacccctgcccgtacggaccagtcttgccagactctagggttgtgcgcccatctcacttaagaggccgggggccagcgctgtccggagacacttccgggtcacatggccagcgtgatgaagctactctggcgagccagagccgcacacggaaacgccgtttaccttcccgctagtaagcggtccctatttatctacttgcacccgggggtgctttcgaactgctaggttggcaggcgctgggaccgagcaacaggagcgcaccccgccgcggggattcgaaccgccgaccatgtgatcggcaagtcctaggcgctgaggtttaacccacagcgccacccgcgtcccaagcatctgggtaggcttgtctaaataagaatgtttcCAGCAGGCACCAAAATAGAATGTTAAAATTATGATTAGGAAAAGTAGAAAAGAGGCATAAAGAATGAAGGAAAATGCAGCCACCCAAATTTTAGCTAAATGACTATAATCCTATCTCGACGTACATGggggtaagcctcattgaacttagTCATAGAAAGAGTATCAGTGTGTTCAGCGTTATTCTCAGCATCAACTCACTCATTTTTTAATAGGATATTTTGGTATGAAACATTTTAGTTGAATAATCTTTATGCATATGCataaaatgctatttttgttcaGTTTAAGTAATATGTAGAATTGCTCAAATTTGTTCTGTACGTGATGGTTGTTCTGTTCGTCTTGCCTTCTGAATTAAGTACAGTAGTCAATTTTCagtggggttttttcctttaaaaattgcaTGTTATGAATGCAAGCCTAATGAAATCACATACACATACATTTGTGCTGTAACTTAATGTGCATCTTCACTCATGTGAATTGGTGACCTGTAAGAGGGAAAATGATGTAAATTGAAAACTGACAAATCTCCGCGCATTCTCAGAGTCTGGAAGTCATGAACTGAGGATTGAAGCATTGAAGCCAGTAGTGCGTATGAGTATGTATGCACCTGTGGACGAAGTCCAGCTCAGGCGTTGAGAGACTCTCTCTTGTTTCCTTCTTCATTCTCCTTGTATGAAAGAAGAGTCATTTTAAGACAGTACTAGCAGCTGTCTCCCAGAAAAAGTTTTCAGGAAGGAACAGAAAGTACCACTTCTTTCCTCTCAAGAAAACGTGGTAAGAAAGGAGAAAgtgcttcctctctccccctgTTTGTGCATTTATAGGATGTTGCAGTAGTGACACGCTACTTGTATGTTCTGCAAAATGGCAAATATCTCTCCATTCCCTGAGACCTCTGCAAATGCAAGGGACTTGGACTTTAGAGAAGGTGTCAATAGTGACCACAAATAATGAGTTTTGATAGGAGGCAAAGTGAAAATTTGCggtgttctgtggattaattgaGCACTATCACTTTGCAAAGAAGATTAGATTATTTTGCAACCTTTCACAATGCTTTCAGCTTGGTAAAAACTGCCTTGCCAAACATTTTTGCATAAATAAAGGTGTGAGTTTTATGCAAATAAATCTATTCAGATGCCTATTTATGTTGTTTATCACTGCAATTAAACTTGTAAAAATGtttggaagatgcctgttctGAGTTTCTTCTACAGAATTATACTTAAATaacatagttacaggtaggtagccatgttggtctgccgtagtcgaaacaaacaaacaaaatccttccagcagcaccttagagaccaactaagtttgttattgttatcagtaacaaacttagttggtctctaaggtgttgctggaaggatttttaattattattaaataacatAGTGCGGGTGCAGGAAGCAGCTCTTCATAAccttaaaaaaatgcagtatatatTAGGCTTTTGGCTTTTCCCATTTGCAAACACCGGTCATAATTTCCTTTATTCCTTCTTTCTCTGTGCTTAAGAAATGTGAAATGTTTCTTGTTAgatagtttttctttttctcaaaaATCCTAGTGATTAGGTTATCTGGTAGAATTTCATAGATGGAGGTTCATAGATGGAAAGTGTTTATAGGGATAATGAGAACTGTCTTTTACTGAGCCAGCCTCAGTTTTCTCTTAGTCAGTACTGTGTACCCTGACTGGAAATGGCTTTTCCAAATGGGGCCtttcctacttggagatgctgtggattgaacctgagatcttttgcaaggaaagcatgtgtgctctgccactgatctaCAGCCATTCTGCCTACCCCATTGCAGCTCAGGGAGAATAAGTTGTAATGTTGAGTAATGAAATGTAATTTTGTTATTATTGTATCATGAACAATAATTTAAGAACCTGTAGTTCATTCCTCCCTGACTTTAAACTAGTCTCCTACATTTCTAAGGGGAGGAGCTCTTACTGTTGTATCACTGCTTTGAATGAAATGCATATTTCATATTGGTAGTGATGCTTCTTTTGAGCTAAGAACTGCCAGTTTTAGGTAGAGAATGCGACAGAATGCTCCCCCAAATAAGAAGCTATTTGCATGTAGAAAAATGAATGTTGGGGATTCAAGTAGGGATTTCTATTACCAGTGAACAATACAATTCTGAGTAGTTTTGGAATTAGTTTTACCGCATGAAGAGCCACTGATCTGTATTTGGCTCAATTCATGCAAGTTTAAAGTGATGATATGAAATTTGGAAATATTGCCCAAACTATTGTGAATTGGTTTTCAGGTGTTTGTGAATTAATCCTTGATCTAATTTCACTAGCTGCTGGTGTTTAGAATTTAGGCAGACAGGTTTCTTTTTCCGCTGATAGTTTGTACTTGTAACAGCTATACaatggtccctcgggttaagaacttaatttgttctggaggtccattcttaacctgaaactgttcttaacctgaagtaccactttagctaatgggacctcctgctgccaccgtacaatttctgttctcatcctgaagcaaagttcttaacccgaggtaatatttctgggttagcggagtctgcaacctgaagcgtctgtaacccgaggtatcactgtagtagaTTTGGGACACACTGTGCAGAGGTTAGCAGGGAGGAGGCTGCGCTGTCCTACACCTCTCTCCTTGCTTTCTCCAGCAATGGTGGTCTTACAGTTAGAGGCTGACCCAGAAATGGGGCACTCTCGCCATTTGGCAAGTGAAGGgagcaaggaaggaggggggttaGCTCACTTCTCCTTTGATAGCACTGTGAATTGGAGTGGCACTTGCTGTTGCTTCTGGCAGGTACAGTATTTGCATGAGAGTTCTAAATATGAATAGAGGACATCAGTAGTTGGAAGACATTGAAACAGCCATTTTCAGATAAATTCTGTATCTCAGCTCAGTGTTGTGTTTTCGTGTATTGCTTCCACTGTCAACTATAACTAGCAATGTGGAAAGTCACTcataaacacttttaaaaaagaagtactttctcctccccacccccccaaaaaggtaAGTCTAGATTGCATTTTTGACAGTGTCAGACCTAGTTCAAGGAGGTGTTTCTTAAAATTGGTTATACTCCTTATTGATGCTAGGACTATGGCTGAAGGAGGCTAGATATTTGGATTAAAGCAAAATGTGGGGAAGCTTTTCATAGAGGTGCTGATAAAGTTCTCCAGGCTTGGGCGCCTAACACAGGATTTTACGAGCTCTCTGAGGCTCATCTTAAAAGGGAGGTGAGCTTTATGAACTGCAAAATTATTTTCTATCAGATTAAGAGATTCCTAGTTTATTCACCCAGTGATTTCCCAAACCCATTCCCAtccttctatttaaattacatttAACGCGGTGCCTAGACAGGAGCACCAGTGATGATTAGCCGGAACTTAATGAATGATATGTTGTATTAAGGAGAGAggtaaggaccccccccccccattttttctgggGTACTGCTAGCATGCTGTTGAAGCCATTGTGCCCTTCCATCCTATCACTTGAGCAGTTTGCCAGAGGGAATGGAAGAAGTGATCTGATTCCCCTTTTTACCTTTAGTTTATCTCTGACATTGCTTCCTGACAAGAGTGACTTTAAAAGGAAagggttgtggggctggtgatttattaatttattgtaaaaaaacacacctcaaagcggttttcaaaaagacaaaacaataaaatgcagAATAGTTGAATGATTTCCAAAgttagattgctttgaaaaattaGCTTCTTATTGGTGCTGTATTAAGAACTGTGAGGTTGTCACTTCAGACAGTGCCAGgattcttatttttatattttctgtttcTTATATGCTTTCCTGATCATGGGTTTTCTATTTGGAAATGGACGCGCACATGTTTCTAAGATTTGTAATGTAAGAAGAAGTAGACTATTTGTTAGACCCTAATTTTGAGAGCACATTCTTCTAAGATAAAAGTTGTAGCAGCAACATGTACCATCATTTGAAAATGCTTTGAAACTCCATTGCTCATACAAATGTTGCAGACATTGGATAGACTTAGTATATATTCTCAGACTGATTTAAGAATTATTTTTATAGATTTATGTGAAACGTTGCatctaaaaattattttttttaagcaaatgcaTTCTCTTAGAATATCCTCCACTGATTTTCCAGAAAGCATTTATGATGGGGTAAAAGCTTTTTAAATGTAGCCTTTTATATAGTATTTGTAACAAAACTTCAATAAACTTAATTTTACCTACTAATAAGGTAGCTCAACTTTCAGGTTTTttctaaataattattttataaatTATGTATTCATGGCTTGTACAGTAACATcatcaatatatatttttgtgaaTTGATGATTGCTCACAAAAGTCTTGGGCAAATAGGCACTGATGCTTCTGCATATTTGATTCCAACAGCTGAACAGGGAGAGAGCTGCAGACACTGAAACCAAGTTATGTTTGTATTTATGTGCTTTGTTTATCTGAAACAAAGCTCAGTATTAGGCACCACTGGTTACTGCCAGCTGGGACCTCACACTTATAGTCACAGCTGTGCAGAATAGCTAGCTAGAAAAACCAAAGAGAACAAAGATCACACAGTACTGTAAATACAATACCATATCTGTCTGATatcttgtattttttatataaatactAAAATGGTTAAAGCAAAACTGCAGGGAGCACTTTAGTAGTGCTAATTCAGACGCTTGAAACCCTCTCCTAAAGTGTATGACCTTCCATAAGAATATGAATTCATGTGATTTGACATAATGTTTTGCCCTTACAACAGTTCCCTAAATGGAACCTGATTTTTTGGAAATGCAGCTGAAGTTTAGGTTTAAAATATAGCTAATACTCATTTCCAGATTAGAACCTGCTCTAAAGAAAGATCTCTGTATGCAGAATGGtacatgtttctgttttgttagtGAAATGTTATCAGTGTTAGGAGGCATATCCGCTAATCAACTTAACTCAGTTCTATTGCTGATAGGGATAAAATATAGTTTGATATGATTCTTACCTTAGAACAATATTCTGGATTTTAATTCAAATGACTTTGATGGAACTTTTGACCAGGGCAACATCCacatttcccttcttttccttctttgtgGTACCTTTTCAAATCCAGTTCAGATTTATGAGACCAGTTCTGATGGGCACAGTTGAAACAAAAATGTCAGGTAGGTAGTATAGATGTAAAAATGCCaataactaggcctttggttgatctgtttgacatcctataccctttcaaaatgtggctcttttcggtgtgtgtgtgtgtatgttattgggttgttgtttttattctgattatatgttgtgatcttttctgtgaaccgccctgagacctctgggtatagggtgttatataaactcaataaattaatattaataataataaggcatgaAAA
Coding sequences:
- the UGT8 gene encoding 2-hydroxyacylsphingosine 1-beta-galactosyltransferase isoform X2, whose amino-acid sequence is MKSYIPFFILLWSAVGISRAAKIVIVPPIMFESHLYIFKTLASALHEQGHQTVFLLSEGRDIPPSNHYRLQRYPGIFNTSTSDEFLQSKMRSIFSGRLTALELFDILEHYSKNCDMIVGNKKLLHALKQEKFDLLLVDPNEMCGFVIAHLLGIKYAVFSTGLWYPAEVGAPSPLAYVPEFNSLLTDHMNLLERLKNTVVYLVSRFGVNFLVLPKYERIMQKYNVQPARSMYDLVHDSSLWMLCTDVALEFPRPTLPNVVYVGGILTRPANPLPEDLQTWVDGANEKGFVLVSFGAGVKYLSEDIAHKLAHALARLPQRVIWRYSGKKPRNLGNNTKLIEWLPQNDLLGHSKIKAFLSHGGLNSIFETMYHGVPVVGIPLFGDHYDTMTRVQAKGMGILLNWKTITEDELYKALVKVINDPSYRQRAQKLSEIHKDQPGHPVDRTVYWINYILRHNGAQHLRAAVFTVSLYQYFLLDIAFIVLLGTALLCYVLVRIAKFIRKQSKHLWSTDEHTTINGHYQNGIPNGKYRRNGHIKHEKKVK